In the genome of Pusillimonas sp. T7-7, the window CCTTGCAGGTTGTACGTGTTCAAGTGCCGTTCAAACAAATTAACAAGCCGCGCCGTGCGTAGACCGGCGCGCAACACTCGCGGCCCGTACGCCGTGTGTGAACCCACACCTTGATTACACCCCTGGCCAAGCCGGCCAGGCGCGGTGCTTCTTCCCAGATTCGTTCTGTTGGCCTACAAAGCCGCCAGAACACCCGGTTACGCTTGACGACCATAGCAAGGTGGTCCCACTCCTTCCCATCCCGAACAGGACCGTGAAACGCCTTTGCGCCGATGATAGTGGACGTACGTCTGTGAAAGTAGGTCATCGTCAGGCTCTTATGAAAAGAAAAACCCCCTCCCGCTCTGCAGGAGGGGGTTTTTTGTTGCTTCGCAGAAAAGTGTTCGGCATACACAAAACACGGCTCTACATTGAATCGGGACAGTCTAGTAAAATAGCAATTCTGTTTATTTCATCACCGTGCGTTTGCGGCTGTTTTTTGGAGCTTATCAATGACCCAGGCATATCCGCCAGAAGAAGACAAGGGCTTGTCGATGCGTAACCTTACGCATCTTATCTATGGCCTGTTTGCGCTAGGGCTGCTTAGTGCTGGTTTTTTTGGCGTTGCAACCATAGCCGCCATTGTTCTGGCCTATTTGAAACGGGGTGACGCAGCCGGTACGGTTTACGCCAATCATTTCGATTGGGTCATCAAAACATTCTGGTGGGGCTTGCTATGGATAGTCCTTAGCGGTGTGGCCACTTTTATTTTCATCGGCTGGCTTACCGGTCTGATCGCTCTGGTCTGGATTGTCTACCGCCTGATCAAGGGATGGCTGGCGCTGTTTTCCGGGCAAGCTCCTGTCGCTGAATATTGAACCAATAAGTGCGGCGATATCGCCAAATAAAAAAACGCTGCCCCGGTACCGAGGCAGCGTTTTTAGTATCTGGGCCCAGCTGCGCGAATCAAGTCGGATGCACCCTGGGTGCACGATCGCAGCAATCGCGGGGCAGGCTTAAGCCCCGCCTGTTGCAAGGCTGATGGAGAGCTTATTTAAGGTGCCCGCTGACCAGCTTGGTCAACTCGAACATCGAGACCTGTTCTTTACCGAATAAAGGGCGAAGCTTGTCGTCGGCATTGATATTGCGGCGGTTCTTGGGATCTTGCAGATCGTGTTTTTTGATATAGTCCCAGATTTTCTTGGTGACTTCGGTGCGTGGGACTGCCTCGGGAC includes:
- a CDS encoding membrane protein, coding for MTQAYPPEEDKGLSMRNLTHLIYGLFALGLLSAGFFGVATIAAIVLAYLKRGDAAGTVYANHFDWVIKTFWWGLLWIVLSGVATFIFIGWLTGLIALVWIVYRLIKGWLALFSGQAPVAEY
- a CDS encoding SWIB/MDM2 domain-containing protein, giving the protein MATTEKPARKPNAAFMKPLTPSATLAAIIGPEAVPRTEVTKKIWDYIKKHDLQDPKNRRNINADDKLRPLFGKEQVSMFELTKLVSGHLK